One genomic region from Drosophila subpulchrella strain 33 F10 #4 breed RU33 chromosome 2R, RU_Dsub_v1.1 Primary Assembly, whole genome shotgun sequence encodes:
- the LOC119551300 gene encoding kinase D-interacting substrate of 220 kDa B isoform X1, with protein MPKDGHPRKPQKQAAITEETPISESTTPTTPATSASPSSPSRITGHSTIGALVSNLHHHDLQSLHQPLLESEERVITAVNHRNPRQTHRGYGTERKPHSSLPRFVIDIEEETDAAVAAADGKGPSPSPSQEHEEHSNQSPSRRFSHFNLALRRFSHIHAHNINRYGDSMGSLGHRALLQYIDNNDISGLRAILDSRHLTIDDRDENATTVLMVVAGRGLTAFVREFLARGADVQAEDLDNWTALLCASRNGHFDVVQLLLDHGAEVEHRDMGGWTSLMWAAYRGHTELVRLLLDKGADGNAHGNYHLGALLWAAGRGYKDIVELLVQRGAKVNVGDKYGTTALVWACRRGNVEIVDTLVKAGANVDTAGMYSWTPLLVAAAGGHTDCVSSLLEKKPNVNALDKDGMTALCIASREGFQDIAASLIAAGAYINIQDRGADTPLIHAVKAGHRTVVEALLKKHADVDIQGKDRKTAIYTAVEKGHTPIVKLLLATNPDLESCTKDGDTPLLRAVRNRNLEIVHMLLDRKAKVTASDKRGDTCLHIAMRARSKAIVEALLRNPKHSQLLYRANKAGETPYNIDSLHQKTILGQVFGARRLNTNEDSEGMLGYELYSSALADVLSEPTLTTPITVGLYAKWGSGKSFLLNKLRDEMNNFARQWAEPPIRTSGLLFIVCFHLALLIGTIVGLSTKSAVVGASSGMGFLLLAYLLLAAVRYCNYQMDMQWAYSVQHGLEKRITRLRLILQVAFCHPPGPQSDSQAKPVRFHFAEANSASPTGDGAVAHMLASLLDAIESHYGWLATRLYRAFRPKCLKVDVGWRWRRMCCIPIVLIFELALVTLTSGISLIVVYFTFADKEDPKEQKEQKEQKEQILVGLYVIAAVMGTLICTHLHVLAKVFVSLFTSHIRLLKRAVRSSESAPLTMLGAEVAVMTDMVKCLDAFTTQQSRLVGVIDALDSCDTERILTLLNAVQTLLSSPNRPFVLLISVDPHVIAKAAEANSRRLFTEGGIGGHDFLRNLVHLPVYLQNSGLRKVQRAQMTALLFKRSGGGDYQTDDGPTLGHSVSARRLSNASEIISSQEKLRGPARAGGGKKLRLSESVASSTGSNLHRLGQNPQTVLDLSRIVLTDDYFSDVNPRSMRRLMNVIYITVRLLKAFQIDFSWYRLSSWINLTEQWPLRASMIVLHHDQFMDGNADESVSLQSVYEKLRPKLAYLREAAPLLELDRDERKLDAFLQLHKSDLLVADLRIFLPFTINLDPYLRKVLKEDQQTIEDEGSLVIQARPSVSNTMRQFPAPTTYVPSPQAFPPYQMFQNEYPANELRSRNLSSSTEPVTPLINSPSDSFGDDILQTKLTDLTVEGVISLLERIEDMKPALAKLAPVLRENAINGRVLKHCDMPDLKSVLGLSFGHWELFRLLITTLRECERMPRKQPRQPQQPAALEAPSNVPMIKDVTDALMQPPRESLSRKNSVSHMEKQSKVHDYEYLQVTLEEQMICGTLQTLNEEAYEDVASSERPSPTGEMLAAAAQLQLAPIRESSEFGSPSDDQMQYGVKISNHNNNNNQYLHAEYNRSVSSHSLQSLSTLVGVPGGGGHGGSGGGGLHLGNELDSPSAGAAMTTPLLGSSGSSSVQQPTGRDSILKQQGSVKADKRVSIQQAATNNNNNNGNKLTPNVEYVSERQAEAQGSSKRLTTKPPSGPRPASLIITRNDSNSQFQLLRSSSVDYDDVEAQEHRTTIRTTLLEQQEEEESAPFVFTVRK; from the exons AACATAAATCGCTACGGAGACTCCATGGGTTCGCTGGGACATCGCGCCTTGTTGCAGTACATCGATAACAATGATATTTCCGGTCTGCGCGCTATTTTGGATAGCCGACATCTCACCATCGATGATCGGGATGAG AATGCCACCACAGTGTTGATGGTAGTTGCTGGACGTGGTCTGACTGCCTTTGTCCGGGAATTCCTGGCCCGTGGTGCCGATGTCCAAGCGGAGGACTTGGATAACTGGACTGCACTGCTGTGTGCCTCCCGGAATGGCCACTTTGATGTGGTCCAACTGCTGCTAGACCATGGAGCCGAGGTGGAGCATCGCGATATG GGTGGCTGGACCAGTTTGATGTGGGCTGCCTACCGAGGGCACACGGAGCTGGTGCGCCTTCTGCTGGACAAAGGAGCCGATGGCAATGCCCATGGTAACTACCATCTGGGCGCCCTGTTGTGGGCGGCAGGGCGTGGCTACAAGGACATCGTGGAGCTTCTGGTGCAACGCGGCGCTAAAGTGAATGTGGGTGATAAATATGGAACGACGGCGCTTGTTTGGGCCTGCAGGCGAGGAAATGTGGAGATTGTGGATACTTTGGTTAAGGCTGGAGCCAATGTGGACACCGCGGGCATGTACTCGTGGACACCGCTCCTCGTGGCAGCTGCCGGTGGCCACACAGATTGCGTTAGTTCCCTGCTCGAGAAGAAACCCAATGTAAATGCCTTGGACAAGGACGGAATGACCGCTCTTTGCATAGCGAGTCGAGAGGGCTTCCAGGATATAGCTGCCTCCCTGATTGCAGCTGGTGCCTACATAAATATCCAGGACCGTGGAGCAGATACACCCCTCATCCATGCTGTGAAGGCAGGCCACCGAACTGTGGTGGAGGCCTTGCTCAAAAAACATGCTGATGTGGATATACAGGGAAAAGATCGCAAGACGGCCATTTACACTGCGGTGGAAAAGGGACACACGCCGATTGTGAAACTACTGCTGGCCACCAATCCCGACCTGGAATCCTGCACCAAGGATGGGGATACTCCCCTGCTGAGAGCCGTTAGGAATCGGAACTTGGAGATTGTGCACATGTTGCTGGATCGGAAGGCCAAGGTGACTGCCAGTGACAAAAGAGGCGACACCTGCCTGCACATTGCGATGCGGGCAAGGAGCAAGGCAATTGTGGAGGCTCTCCTGCGGAATCCCAAGCACAGCCAGCTTCTGTACCGGGCCAACAAGGCCGGAGAAACCCCGTACAACATTGACTCCCTGCACCAGAAGACCATATTGGGTCAAGTGTTCGGCGCCAGACGGCTGAACACCAACGAGGATTCCGAGGGCATGCTGGGCTACGAACTCTATTCCTCCGCCCTGGCGGATGTGCTCAGTGAGCCGACATTAACCACGCCCATCACCGTTGGACTCTATGCCAAGTGGGGCAGTGGGAAGAGCTTTCTGCTAAACAAGCTGCGCGACGAGATGAACAACTTTGCGCGCCAATGGGCGGAACCCCCGATCCGAACAAGCGGTCTGCTTTTCATTGTCTGCTTTCATCTGGCTCTGCTTATTGGGACGATTGTGGGACTAAGCACCAAGTCGGCAGTGGTAGGCGCCTCCTCGGGCATGGGATTCCTACTGCTCGCATATCTGCTCCTGGCGGCTGTCAGGTACTGCAACTATCAAATGGATATGCAGTGGGCCTACTCAGTGCAACATGGCCTGGAGAAGAGGATTACGAGGTTGCGCCTGATACTACAGGTGGCCTTTTGCCATCCCCCAGGACCCCAGTCGGATTCACAGGCCAAACCCGTGCGGTTTCACTTTGCTGAGGCCAATAGTGCTTCGCCAACGGGCGATGGAGCAGTGGCCCATATGCTGGCCTCCCTCCTCGATGCCATCGAATCTCACTATGGATGGCTGGCCACGCGCTTGTATCGAGCCTTCCGGCCCAAGTGCTTGAAGGTGGATGTGGGCTGGCGATGGCGCCGCATGTGCTGCATTCCCATCGTGTTGATCTTCGAACTGGCACTTGTTACCCTGACCTCTGGCATCTCCCTCATCGTGGTCTACTTCACGTTTGCCGATAAGGAGGATCCTAAGGAGCAGAAGGAGCAAAAGGAACAGAAGGAACAGATCCTAGTGGGTCTCTATGTAATTGCCGCAGTCATGGGCACCCTCATCTGCACGCATCTCCATGTCCTGGCCAAGGTGTTTGTATCCCTGTTCACCTCCCACATTCGTCTGCTGAAGAGAGCCGTTCGGTCCAGTGAGTCTGCTCCGTTGACCATGCTGGGAGCAGAGGTGGCCGTAATGACGGACATGGTCAAGTGCCTGGATGCGTTCACCACTCAGCAGAGTCGCTTGGTGGGCGTAATTGATGCCTTGGATTCGTGCGACACGGAGAGGATTCTCACCCTCTTGAACGCTGTACAAACCCTTCTTTCCTCACCCAATCGACCATTTGTGCTGCTCATCTCTGTGGATCCCCATGTCATTGCCAAAGCGGCGGAAGCCAACAGTCGACGGCTGTTCACGGAGGGCGGAATTGGAGGACACGATTTCCTCAGGAACTTGGTGCATCTCCCTGTTTATCTACAGAATTCTGGATTGAGAAAGGTGCAGCGAGCGCAGATGACAGCGCTGCTGTTCAAGCGAAGTGGAGGGGGAGATTACCAGACTGACGATGGGCCCACTCTGGGTCACTCTGTATCCGCTCGTCGGTTATCCAACGCCTCGGAGATAATCTCCAGTCAGGAGAAGCTGCGAGGACCCGCTCGTGCGGGCGGTGGAAAGAAGCTGCGTCTCTCTGAATCCGTGGCCAGCTCCACGGGCTCCAATCTTCACCGCCTGGGCCAGAATCCGCAGACCGTGTTGGACTTGTCCCGCATTGTGCTCACAGATGATTACTTCAGCGATGTGAATCCGCGAAGTATGCGCCGCCTGATGAATGTGATCTACATCACGGTGCGCTTGCTCAAGGCCTTCCAGATTGATTTCAGCTGGTATCGCCTGAGTTCCTGGATAAATCTGACGGAGCAGTGGCCCCTGCGGGCTAGTATGATAGTGCTACATCACGATCAGTTCATGGATGGCAATGCGGATGAGAGTGTGTCCCTGCAAAGCGTTTACGAGAA GCTTCGTCCAAAGCTCGCCTACTTGAGGGAGGCTGCTCCGCTCCTGGAATTGGATCGCGATGAACGAAAGTTGGACGCCTTCCTGCAGCTGCACAAATCAGATCTATTGGTGGCGGATCTGCGAATCTTTTTGCCGTTCACCATTAATCTGGATCCTTACCTAAGAAAGGTCTTAAAGG AGGACCAGCAAACTATCGAGGACGAGGGTTCCCTAGTGATACAGGCAAGACCCAGCGTTTCCAATACCATGCGTCAATTCCCAGCGCCCACCACCTATGTGCCTTCGCCCCAGGCCTTTCCACCCTACCAAATGTTCCAGAACGAGTATCCTGCCAATGAGCTGCGCTCTAGGAATCTCAGCTCGAGCACCGAGCCAGTTACTCCACTGATTAACTCGCCAAGTGATTCATTTGGT GATGACATCTTGCAAACCAAGCTGACCGACTTAACCGTGGAGGGAGTCATCAGCCTGCTGGAGCGCATTGAGGATATGAAGCCGGCGTTGGCCAAACTGGCGCCCGTGCTCCGCGAGAATGCCATCAATGGACGTGTGCTGAAGCACTGTGATATGCCGGATCTGAAATCG GTTCTGGGCCTGAGCTTTGGCCACTGGGAGTTGTTCCGCCTGCTGATCACCACTCTGCGGGAATGCGAGCGCATGCCCAGGAAGCAGCCGCGTCAGCCACAGCAGCCCGCCGCTCTAGAGGCTCCATCGAATGTCCCGATGATCAAGGATGTTACGGATGCCCTCATGCAGCCACCCAGAGAGTCCTTGTCGCGGAAGAACTCCGTGAGCCATATGGAGAAACAG TCAAAAGTGCATGACTACGAGTATTTGCAG GTGACGCTGGAGGAGCAGATGATCTGCGGCACCCTGCAGACTCTCAACGAGGAGGCCTACGAGGATGTGGCCAGTAGCGAGCGACCGAGTCCCACAGGTGAGATGTTGGCGGCAGCCGCACAACTGCAATTAGCACCCATCCGCGAGTCATCCGAGTTCGGTTCGCCATCCGATGATCAGATGCAGTACGGGGTCAAGATAagcaaccacaacaacaacaacaaccagtACTTGCATGCGGAGTACAATCGGAGCGTTAGCTCGCATTCCCTGCAGAGCCTGAGCACTCTGGTGGGTGTTCCCGGAGGAGGGGGTCATGGTGGCTCAGGTGGCGGTGGCCTGCACCtgggcaatg AACTCGACTCGCCGAGTGCCGGAGCCGCAATGACAACGCCATTGCTGGGCTCCTCCGGCTCCAGTTCCGTGCAACAGCCGACAGGTCGGGATTCCATTTTGAAGCagcagggcagcgtcaaggccGACAAGCGGGTATCGATCCAACAAGCGGCGaccaataataacaacaataatgGCAACAAACTAACGCCAAATGTCGAATATGTTTCCGAACGACAGGCGGAAGCCCAAGGATCTAGCAAGCGCTTAACAACCAAGCCGCCATCAG GACCCCGTCCCGCCTCGCTGATCATCACCAGAAACGATTCCAACTCACAGTTCCAGCTGCTGCGCTCGTCCTCAGTGGACTACGATGATGTGGAGGCCCAGGAGCACCGGACCACTATAAGGACCACCCTGTTGGAacagcaggaggaggaggaatcAGCCCCGTTCGTCTTTACAGTGCGCAAATGA
- the LOC119551300 gene encoding kinase D-interacting substrate of 220 kDa isoform X9, protein MGSLGHRALLQYIDNNDISGLRAILDSRHLTIDDRDENATTVLMVVAGRGLTAFVREFLARGADVQAEDLDNWTALLCASRNGHFDVVQLLLDHGAEVEHRDMGGWTSLMWAAYRGHTELVRLLLDKGADGNAHGNYHLGALLWAAGRGYKDIVELLVQRGAKVNVGDKYGTTALVWACRRGNVEIVDTLVKAGANVDTAGMYSWTPLLVAAAGGHTDCVSSLLEKKPNVNALDKDGMTALCIASREGFQDIAASLIAAGAYINIQDRGADTPLIHAVKAGHRTVVEALLKKHADVDIQGKDRKTAIYTAVEKGHTPIVKLLLATNPDLESCTKDGDTPLLRAVRNRNLEIVHMLLDRKAKVTASDKRGDTCLHIAMRARSKAIVEALLRNPKHSQLLYRANKAGETPYNIDSLHQKTILGQVFGARRLNTNEDSEGMLGYELYSSALADVLSEPTLTTPITVGLYAKWGSGKSFLLNKLRDEMNNFARQWAEPPIRTSGLLFIVCFHLALLIGTIVGLSTKSAVVGASSGMGFLLLAYLLLAAVRYCNYQMDMQWAYSVQHGLEKRITRLRLILQVAFCHPPGPQSDSQAKPVRFHFAEANSASPTGDGAVAHMLASLLDAIESHYGWLATRLYRAFRPKCLKVDVGWRWRRMCCIPIVLIFELALVTLTSGISLIVVYFTFADKEDPKEQKEQKEQKEQILVGLYVIAAVMGTLICTHLHVLAKVFVSLFTSHIRLLKRAVRSSESAPLTMLGAEVAVMTDMVKCLDAFTTQQSRLVGVIDALDSCDTERILTLLNAVQTLLSSPNRPFVLLISVDPHVIAKAAEANSRRLFTEGGIGGHDFLRNLVHLPVYLQNSGLRKVQRAQMTALLFKRSGGGDYQTDDGPTLGHSVSARRLSNASEIISSQEKLRGPARAGGGKKLRLSESVASSTGSNLHRLGQNPQTVLDLSRIVLTDDYFSDVNPRSMRRLMNVIYITVRLLKAFQIDFSWYRLSSWINLTEQWPLRASMIVLHHDQFMDGNADESVSLQSVYEKLRPKLAYLREAAPLLELDRDERKLDAFLQLHKSDLLVADLRIFLPFTINLDPYLRKVLKEDQQTIEDEGSLVIQARPSVSNTMRQFPAPTTYVPSPQAFPPYQMFQNEYPANELRSRNLSSSTEPVTPLINSPSDSFGDDILQTKLTDLTVEGVISLLERIEDMKPALAKLAPVLRENAINGRVLKHCDMPDLKSVLGLSFGHWELFRLLITTLRECERMPRKQPRQPQQPAALEAPSNVPMIKDVTDALMQPPRESLSRKNSVSHMEKQSKVHDYEYLQVTLEEQMICGTLQTLNEEAYEDVASSERPSPTGEMLAAAAQLQLAPIRESSEFGSPSDDQMQYGVKISNHNNNNNQYLHAEYNRSVSSHSLQSLSTLVGVPGGGGHGGSGGGGLHLGNELDSPSAGAAMTTPLLGSSGSSSVQQPTGRDSILKQQGSVKADKRVSIQQAATNNNNNNGNKLTPNVEYVSERQAEAQGSSKRLTTKPPSGPRPASLIITRNDSNSQFQLLRSSSVDYDDVEAQEHRTTIRTTLLEQQEEEESAPFVFTVRK, encoded by the exons ATGGGTTCGCTGGGACATCGCGCCTTGTTGCAGTACATCGATAACAATGATATTTCCGGTCTGCGCGCTATTTTGGATAGCCGACATCTCACCATCGATGATCGGGATGAG AATGCCACCACAGTGTTGATGGTAGTTGCTGGACGTGGTCTGACTGCCTTTGTCCGGGAATTCCTGGCCCGTGGTGCCGATGTCCAAGCGGAGGACTTGGATAACTGGACTGCACTGCTGTGTGCCTCCCGGAATGGCCACTTTGATGTGGTCCAACTGCTGCTAGACCATGGAGCCGAGGTGGAGCATCGCGATATG GGTGGCTGGACCAGTTTGATGTGGGCTGCCTACCGAGGGCACACGGAGCTGGTGCGCCTTCTGCTGGACAAAGGAGCCGATGGCAATGCCCATGGTAACTACCATCTGGGCGCCCTGTTGTGGGCGGCAGGGCGTGGCTACAAGGACATCGTGGAGCTTCTGGTGCAACGCGGCGCTAAAGTGAATGTGGGTGATAAATATGGAACGACGGCGCTTGTTTGGGCCTGCAGGCGAGGAAATGTGGAGATTGTGGATACTTTGGTTAAGGCTGGAGCCAATGTGGACACCGCGGGCATGTACTCGTGGACACCGCTCCTCGTGGCAGCTGCCGGTGGCCACACAGATTGCGTTAGTTCCCTGCTCGAGAAGAAACCCAATGTAAATGCCTTGGACAAGGACGGAATGACCGCTCTTTGCATAGCGAGTCGAGAGGGCTTCCAGGATATAGCTGCCTCCCTGATTGCAGCTGGTGCCTACATAAATATCCAGGACCGTGGAGCAGATACACCCCTCATCCATGCTGTGAAGGCAGGCCACCGAACTGTGGTGGAGGCCTTGCTCAAAAAACATGCTGATGTGGATATACAGGGAAAAGATCGCAAGACGGCCATTTACACTGCGGTGGAAAAGGGACACACGCCGATTGTGAAACTACTGCTGGCCACCAATCCCGACCTGGAATCCTGCACCAAGGATGGGGATACTCCCCTGCTGAGAGCCGTTAGGAATCGGAACTTGGAGATTGTGCACATGTTGCTGGATCGGAAGGCCAAGGTGACTGCCAGTGACAAAAGAGGCGACACCTGCCTGCACATTGCGATGCGGGCAAGGAGCAAGGCAATTGTGGAGGCTCTCCTGCGGAATCCCAAGCACAGCCAGCTTCTGTACCGGGCCAACAAGGCCGGAGAAACCCCGTACAACATTGACTCCCTGCACCAGAAGACCATATTGGGTCAAGTGTTCGGCGCCAGACGGCTGAACACCAACGAGGATTCCGAGGGCATGCTGGGCTACGAACTCTATTCCTCCGCCCTGGCGGATGTGCTCAGTGAGCCGACATTAACCACGCCCATCACCGTTGGACTCTATGCCAAGTGGGGCAGTGGGAAGAGCTTTCTGCTAAACAAGCTGCGCGACGAGATGAACAACTTTGCGCGCCAATGGGCGGAACCCCCGATCCGAACAAGCGGTCTGCTTTTCATTGTCTGCTTTCATCTGGCTCTGCTTATTGGGACGATTGTGGGACTAAGCACCAAGTCGGCAGTGGTAGGCGCCTCCTCGGGCATGGGATTCCTACTGCTCGCATATCTGCTCCTGGCGGCTGTCAGGTACTGCAACTATCAAATGGATATGCAGTGGGCCTACTCAGTGCAACATGGCCTGGAGAAGAGGATTACGAGGTTGCGCCTGATACTACAGGTGGCCTTTTGCCATCCCCCAGGACCCCAGTCGGATTCACAGGCCAAACCCGTGCGGTTTCACTTTGCTGAGGCCAATAGTGCTTCGCCAACGGGCGATGGAGCAGTGGCCCATATGCTGGCCTCCCTCCTCGATGCCATCGAATCTCACTATGGATGGCTGGCCACGCGCTTGTATCGAGCCTTCCGGCCCAAGTGCTTGAAGGTGGATGTGGGCTGGCGATGGCGCCGCATGTGCTGCATTCCCATCGTGTTGATCTTCGAACTGGCACTTGTTACCCTGACCTCTGGCATCTCCCTCATCGTGGTCTACTTCACGTTTGCCGATAAGGAGGATCCTAAGGAGCAGAAGGAGCAAAAGGAACAGAAGGAACAGATCCTAGTGGGTCTCTATGTAATTGCCGCAGTCATGGGCACCCTCATCTGCACGCATCTCCATGTCCTGGCCAAGGTGTTTGTATCCCTGTTCACCTCCCACATTCGTCTGCTGAAGAGAGCCGTTCGGTCCAGTGAGTCTGCTCCGTTGACCATGCTGGGAGCAGAGGTGGCCGTAATGACGGACATGGTCAAGTGCCTGGATGCGTTCACCACTCAGCAGAGTCGCTTGGTGGGCGTAATTGATGCCTTGGATTCGTGCGACACGGAGAGGATTCTCACCCTCTTGAACGCTGTACAAACCCTTCTTTCCTCACCCAATCGACCATTTGTGCTGCTCATCTCTGTGGATCCCCATGTCATTGCCAAAGCGGCGGAAGCCAACAGTCGACGGCTGTTCACGGAGGGCGGAATTGGAGGACACGATTTCCTCAGGAACTTGGTGCATCTCCCTGTTTATCTACAGAATTCTGGATTGAGAAAGGTGCAGCGAGCGCAGATGACAGCGCTGCTGTTCAAGCGAAGTGGAGGGGGAGATTACCAGACTGACGATGGGCCCACTCTGGGTCACTCTGTATCCGCTCGTCGGTTATCCAACGCCTCGGAGATAATCTCCAGTCAGGAGAAGCTGCGAGGACCCGCTCGTGCGGGCGGTGGAAAGAAGCTGCGTCTCTCTGAATCCGTGGCCAGCTCCACGGGCTCCAATCTTCACCGCCTGGGCCAGAATCCGCAGACCGTGTTGGACTTGTCCCGCATTGTGCTCACAGATGATTACTTCAGCGATGTGAATCCGCGAAGTATGCGCCGCCTGATGAATGTGATCTACATCACGGTGCGCTTGCTCAAGGCCTTCCAGATTGATTTCAGCTGGTATCGCCTGAGTTCCTGGATAAATCTGACGGAGCAGTGGCCCCTGCGGGCTAGTATGATAGTGCTACATCACGATCAGTTCATGGATGGCAATGCGGATGAGAGTGTGTCCCTGCAAAGCGTTTACGAGAA GCTTCGTCCAAAGCTCGCCTACTTGAGGGAGGCTGCTCCGCTCCTGGAATTGGATCGCGATGAACGAAAGTTGGACGCCTTCCTGCAGCTGCACAAATCAGATCTATTGGTGGCGGATCTGCGAATCTTTTTGCCGTTCACCATTAATCTGGATCCTTACCTAAGAAAGGTCTTAAAGG AGGACCAGCAAACTATCGAGGACGAGGGTTCCCTAGTGATACAGGCAAGACCCAGCGTTTCCAATACCATGCGTCAATTCCCAGCGCCCACCACCTATGTGCCTTCGCCCCAGGCCTTTCCACCCTACCAAATGTTCCAGAACGAGTATCCTGCCAATGAGCTGCGCTCTAGGAATCTCAGCTCGAGCACCGAGCCAGTTACTCCACTGATTAACTCGCCAAGTGATTCATTTGGT GATGACATCTTGCAAACCAAGCTGACCGACTTAACCGTGGAGGGAGTCATCAGCCTGCTGGAGCGCATTGAGGATATGAAGCCGGCGTTGGCCAAACTGGCGCCCGTGCTCCGCGAGAATGCCATCAATGGACGTGTGCTGAAGCACTGTGATATGCCGGATCTGAAATCG GTTCTGGGCCTGAGCTTTGGCCACTGGGAGTTGTTCCGCCTGCTGATCACCACTCTGCGGGAATGCGAGCGCATGCCCAGGAAGCAGCCGCGTCAGCCACAGCAGCCCGCCGCTCTAGAGGCTCCATCGAATGTCCCGATGATCAAGGATGTTACGGATGCCCTCATGCAGCCACCCAGAGAGTCCTTGTCGCGGAAGAACTCCGTGAGCCATATGGAGAAACAG TCAAAAGTGCATGACTACGAGTATTTGCAG GTGACGCTGGAGGAGCAGATGATCTGCGGCACCCTGCAGACTCTCAACGAGGAGGCCTACGAGGATGTGGCCAGTAGCGAGCGACCGAGTCCCACAGGTGAGATGTTGGCGGCAGCCGCACAACTGCAATTAGCACCCATCCGCGAGTCATCCGAGTTCGGTTCGCCATCCGATGATCAGATGCAGTACGGGGTCAAGATAagcaaccacaacaacaacaacaaccagtACTTGCATGCGGAGTACAATCGGAGCGTTAGCTCGCATTCCCTGCAGAGCCTGAGCACTCTGGTGGGTGTTCCCGGAGGAGGGGGTCATGGTGGCTCAGGTGGCGGTGGCCTGCACCtgggcaatg AACTCGACTCGCCGAGTGCCGGAGCCGCAATGACAACGCCATTGCTGGGCTCCTCCGGCTCCAGTTCCGTGCAACAGCCGACAGGTCGGGATTCCATTTTGAAGCagcagggcagcgtcaaggccGACAAGCGGGTATCGATCCAACAAGCGGCGaccaataataacaacaataatgGCAACAAACTAACGCCAAATGTCGAATATGTTTCCGAACGACAGGCGGAAGCCCAAGGATCTAGCAAGCGCTTAACAACCAAGCCGCCATCAG GACCCCGTCCCGCCTCGCTGATCATCACCAGAAACGATTCCAACTCACAGTTCCAGCTGCTGCGCTCGTCCTCAGTGGACTACGATGATGTGGAGGCCCAGGAGCACCGGACCACTATAAGGACCACCCTGTTGGAacagcaggaggaggaggaatcAGCCCCGTTCGTCTTTACAGTGCGCAAATGA